Proteins from a genomic interval of Polaribacter sejongensis:
- a CDS encoding bifunctional metallophosphatase/5'-nucleotidase codes for MKRRDFIKRTGAFSTMALVGGITLPSFIAKKQRHITILHTNDTHSHIEPFKANHNRFPNGGGVARRATLIEQIRQENENTLLLDAGDIFQGTPYFNYFGGELEFKLMSILKYDVATIGNHDFDNSIEGLYKQLPNAKFDFVSANYDFKNTVLDTHVKPYKILHKDGLKIGVFGLGIELEGLVGKKMYKETGYLNPIEITQDITRQLKQEEQCDLIICLSHLGYYYKSNPDKVSDLTLAKATKDIDLIIGGHTHTFLPKPTIVKNADGKNTLVNQVGAYGVNLGRIDFYFDEDATKTAKGTTILV; via the coding sequence ATGAAAAGAAGAGATTTTATAAAACGTACAGGAGCCTTTTCTACAATGGCCTTAGTGGGTGGTATTACATTACCGTCTTTTATTGCTAAGAAACAAAGACATATTACTATTTTACACACCAATGATACGCACAGTCATATAGAACCTTTTAAAGCCAACCACAACAGATTTCCGAATGGAGGAGGAGTGGCAAGACGTGCTACCTTGATAGAACAAATACGACAAGAAAATGAAAACACCTTGTTGTTAGATGCTGGTGATATTTTTCAGGGAACGCCTTATTTTAATTATTTTGGAGGAGAATTAGAGTTTAAGTTGATGAGTATTCTAAAATATGATGTTGCTACCATTGGGAATCATGATTTTGACAATTCTATAGAAGGATTGTACAAACAATTACCAAACGCAAAGTTCGATTTTGTTTCTGCCAATTACGATTTTAAGAATACGGTGTTAGATACACATGTAAAACCTTATAAAATACTGCATAAAGACGGACTTAAAATAGGTGTTTTTGGTTTGGGTATTGAGTTAGAAGGTTTGGTAGGTAAGAAGATGTACAAAGAAACCGGTTATTTAAATCCGATTGAAATTACACAAGATATTACCCGTCAATTAAAACAAGAAGAACAATGCGATTTGATTATTTGTTTATCGCATTTAGGATATTACTATAAAAGCAATCCAGATAAAGTTTCAGATTTAACCCTAGCAAAGGCTACTAAAGACATCGACTTAATTATTGGTGGTCATACTCATACTTTTTTACCAAAACCAACCATTGTAAAAAATGCAGACGGAAAAAACACCTTGGTCAACCAAGTAGGAGCTTATGGTGTAAACTTAGGACGTATTGATTTTTACTTTGATGAAGATGCTACTAAAACAGCAAAAGGAACTACTATTTTGGTGTAA
- a CDS encoding TonB-dependent receptor produces MRSFLLFIFLSTTFCLSAQKIYNGKVVDTNNSPLEDVNVIIEGTSTGTITNNSGNFSVSSNNQNAILVFSALGFKTQKQQGGSNLTIVLQESSEILSEVVLVGTRNPRQTKLETPVAVDIVDVSKIKLTSAQTTANDLLANLVPSFNSNRQSSSDGTEHVDPASLRGLGPDQVLVLINGKRRHTTSLLNNQNTVGNGSVGTDLSSIPSAAIDRIEVLRDGAAAQYGSDAIAGVINIILKKNTGLEIGTTYGLTSEGDGETFNLNVNYGTEIGNKGGFINLTAEFNDRGKTSRSQNHNLVIYDQSDLGNFFAYDFSNDGARERDDELINAAGLTRDDFNFQVGDAAITNTQLFVNLELPTSKNGTFYAAGGGNYRTGNGFGFRRLPSEGHVLEIFPNGFQPILESTIIDLSLIAGYKTKLGEWDFDLSNTNGYNQFDYGISNTVNDALGINSPTSFDAGGHTFLQNTVNLDFSKFDDTIMSGLGLAFGAEYRYENYTIYAGEEGSYIGNGANSFPGFAPNNEVDEQRSSVGIYADVELNFTDKFLVDVAGRFENYSDFGNTINGKIAARYKLTDAVVLRGAFGTGFRAPSLQQQYFNNIATDLVDGNLINGGTFRNDSEIAQTLGIPELKEETSTSISVGLTAKVTNNFQITLDAYKVDIDDRIIYTGSLGNDVYGDEIPELQAILQPLGVSSARFFTNAINTSTAGVDLVMNYKVPLNEGALNFSLLYNHNETEVDDTLNNVPDIFVGQEDVYFGAQEKILIESNNPQDKAIFTVDLTKNKFGVMLRNTYWGEITRNGFPFGGAQLHSGKLTTDLTGSYNINDNLSLTVGANNLFDVLPDEQIYDNSYFGVFKYASVQMGTTGAFYFARLNYKI; encoded by the coding sequence ATGAGGTCCTTTTTATTATTTATATTTCTAAGTACAACATTCTGTTTATCAGCTCAGAAAATATACAACGGAAAAGTTGTTGATACCAACAACTCACCACTAGAAGACGTAAATGTTATTATCGAAGGTACATCAACAGGAACTATTACAAATAACAGTGGTAATTTTTCTGTTTCTAGCAATAATCAAAACGCAATTTTAGTTTTTTCTGCATTAGGATTTAAAACTCAGAAGCAACAAGGAGGAAGCAATTTAACGATTGTTTTACAAGAATCTTCAGAAATTCTTTCGGAAGTTGTATTAGTAGGAACAAGAAATCCTAGACAAACAAAATTAGAAACACCGGTAGCGGTAGATATTGTTGATGTGTCTAAAATTAAATTAACAAGTGCACAAACTACGGCGAATGATTTACTTGCGAATTTAGTGCCCTCTTTTAATTCTAATCGACAATCTTCTTCGGATGGAACAGAACATGTAGATCCTGCTTCTTTAAGAGGTTTAGGTCCAGATCAGGTTTTGGTACTTATCAACGGAAAAAGAAGACATACAACGTCATTATTAAACAATCAAAATACGGTTGGAAACGGATCTGTAGGTACAGATTTATCTTCAATCCCTTCAGCTGCTATCGATAGAATTGAAGTTCTTAGGGATGGAGCTGCAGCTCAATATGGTTCGGATGCTATTGCTGGAGTTATCAATATTATTTTAAAGAAAAATACTGGATTAGAAATTGGTACTACTTATGGTTTAACTTCAGAAGGTGATGGAGAAACGTTTAATTTAAATGTAAATTATGGTACTGAAATTGGCAATAAAGGTGGATTTATAAACCTTACGGCAGAATTTAATGATAGAGGTAAAACAAGTAGAAGCCAAAATCATAATTTGGTTATTTATGACCAATCTGATTTAGGTAATTTCTTTGCGTATGATTTTTCTAATGATGGCGCAAGAGAACGTGATGATGAGTTGATAAATGCTGCGGGTTTAACTCGTGATGATTTTAACTTTCAAGTAGGTGATGCTGCAATTACGAACACACAACTTTTTGTGAATCTTGAGCTTCCTACAAGTAAAAATGGAACTTTTTATGCCGCCGGTGGTGGAAATTATAGAACCGGTAATGGTTTTGGTTTTAGAAGATTACCTTCGGAAGGACATGTTTTAGAAATTTTTCCAAATGGTTTTCAACCCATTTTAGAATCTACAATAATCGACCTTTCTTTAATTGCAGGGTATAAAACGAAACTTGGTGAATGGGATTTTGATTTGAGTAACACCAATGGTTATAATCAATTTGATTATGGCATTTCTAATACTGTAAACGATGCATTGGGAATTAATAGTCCGACTTCTTTTGATGCAGGTGGACATACTTTTTTACAAAATACCGTAAACTTAGACTTTTCTAAATTTGATGATACTATCATGAGCGGACTTGGTTTGGCTTTTGGTGCTGAATATAGATACGAAAATTATACGATTTATGCAGGTGAAGAAGGTTCTTATATTGGTAATGGAGCAAATTCATTTCCTGGTTTTGCGCCGAATAATGAAGTAGATGAGCAAAGATCTTCTGTAGGAATATATGCAGATGTTGAACTTAATTTTACTGACAAATTCTTAGTTGATGTAGCTGGTAGATTCGAAAATTATAGTGATTTTGGAAATACCATCAACGGAAAAATAGCAGCAAGATATAAATTAACGGATGCTGTTGTGTTAAGAGGAGCGTTTGGTACTGGTTTTAGAGCGCCATCTTTACAACAACAATATTTTAACAATATTGCTACCGATTTGGTTGATGGAAACCTTATTAACGGAGGTACATTTAGAAACGATAGTGAAATTGCTCAGACTTTAGGTATTCCTGAATTAAAAGAAGAAACATCTACAAGTATTAGTGTTGGTTTAACAGCTAAGGTTACTAATAATTTTCAAATTACTTTAGATGCTTATAAAGTAGATATTGATGATAGAATTATCTACACTGGTAGTTTAGGTAATGATGTTTATGGTGATGAAATACCAGAATTACAAGCCATATTGCAGCCCTTAGGCGTATCTTCTGCTCGTTTTTTTACGAATGCTATTAACACTTCCACCGCAGGTGTAGATTTAGTAATGAATTATAAAGTTCCTTTAAATGAAGGTGCTTTAAACTTTTCTTTATTATACAATCATAATGAAACTGAAGTAGACGATACATTAAATAATGTTCCTGACATTTTTGTAGGTCAAGAAGATGTGTATTTTGGTGCTCAAGAAAAAATTTTAATTGAATCTAATAATCCTCAGGACAAAGCAATATTTACAGTTGATTTAACAAAAAACAAGTTTGGAGTAATGTTAAGAAACACGTATTGGGGAGAAATAACTAGAAATGGTTTTCCTTTTGGAGGCGCTCAATTACATTCAGGAAAACTGACTACAGATTTAACAGGTTCTTACAATATCAATGATAATCTTTCTTTAACAGTTGGCGCAAATAATTTATTTGATGTATTGCCAGATGAACAAATTTATGACAACAGTTATTTTGGTGTATTCAAATACGCATCTGTTCAAATGGGAACAACAGGAGCGTTTTATTTTGCGAGATTAAACTACAAAATATAA
- a CDS encoding 5'-nucleotidase C-terminal domain-containing protein, which yields MKLSHFICGLLLVVSCKKADQQLTKITAKNIAIDSTFVSSAKITNLIAPYKEQLTGDMQETLTYTPIKLTRQNVDRQSTLGNLLADMCVAVANPLFKEKTNNSIDFSMFNSGGIRASIPAGNITKEHAFKLMPFDNELVVATLTGDKVKELVTYFIKNKAAHPLSKNIELTITGDTYTLLINGKPLDKNKTYTVLTSDYLQDGGDKMNFFKNPVALTVLDYKMRDAIIDYFQKVDTLQTTIDNRVKLN from the coding sequence ATGAAATTATCACATTTTATTTGCGGTCTACTCCTTGTAGTTTCTTGCAAAAAAGCCGATCAACAACTCACAAAAATAACGGCTAAAAACATTGCTATAGATAGTACCTTTGTGTCCTCTGCAAAAATAACAAACCTCATAGCGCCTTATAAAGAACAACTTACTGGTGATATGCAAGAAACCTTAACTTATACACCTATAAAACTAACCAGGCAAAATGTTGACAGACAAAGTACTTTAGGTAATCTATTGGCAGATATGTGTGTAGCAGTGGCAAATCCACTTTTTAAAGAGAAAACTAATAATTCCATCGATTTTTCGATGTTTAATAGTGGCGGAATCCGTGCTAGCATTCCGGCAGGAAACATCACCAAAGAACACGCATTTAAATTAATGCCATTCGACAACGAATTGGTCGTTGCCACTCTAACAGGAGATAAAGTAAAAGAATTGGTTACTTATTTTATAAAAAACAAAGCTGCACATCCTTTGTCTAAAAATATAGAATTGACCATTACAGGAGATACGTATACACTGCTAATTAATGGAAAACCATTGGATAAAAATAAGACTTATACTGTTTTAACTTCTGATTATTTACAAGATGGAGGCGATAAAATGAACTTTTTTAAAAATCCTGTAGCATTAACCGTATTAGATTATAAAATGAGAGATGCTATTATAGATTACTTTCAAAAGGTAGATACTTTACAAACCACCATCGATAACCGTGTAAAACTGAACTAA
- a CDS encoding winged helix-turn-helix transcriptional regulator, producing the protein MYTYNGKEYPCCASLTMGMIGGKWKTVILFHLRNTTLRYNELRKQMPTVTERTLSLQLKALEEDGIIKRTVFASKPPLKVAYSLTDFGKTLIPVVQSIADWGFSVLEKDKGVGVGVNI; encoded by the coding sequence ATGTACACATATAATGGAAAAGAATATCCTTGTTGCGCAAGTTTAACCATGGGAATGATTGGTGGTAAATGGAAAACGGTTATTTTATTTCATTTACGCAATACTACACTTCGCTACAATGAATTAAGAAAGCAAATGCCAACAGTTACGGAAAGAACACTAAGTTTACAATTAAAAGCACTAGAAGAAGATGGTATTATTAAGAGGACCGTTTTTGCCTCTAAACCTCCTTTAAAAGTAGCGTATTCATTAACCGATTTTGGTAAAACTTTAATTCCGGTTGTACAATCTATAGCAGATTGGGGTTTTTCTGTGCTTGAAAAAGATAAAGGTGTTGGTGTTGGTGTTAATATTTAA
- a CDS encoding GTP-binding protein, whose product MEAIITIVGFLGSGKTTLLNYLIDRFSEKKWNPFVILNDYENANMDVQQFLEKVDNKHVKALTGSCICCSGIHELRNYVNGIPVRKKGITLIEANGTSDACALMEFLGVGVNDRFLPPIQISVVDVQNWQKRGEHDELEANQIQVSSLIVLTHLDGVSEHRKELVIEDLKKHNPFAKIIAMDALDVELLPILLPSKNVVDKLAHQKAHWSSCSIDLPVLPSKDCIDLICNQLPKSILRVKGCVQIAKEANYTYFERTPDGKVFVRPFKGVPITGTKLLTIGAGSEPAVLEKAIADSLKTHNEL is encoded by the coding sequence ATGGAAGCAATAATTACCATTGTCGGCTTTTTAGGATCAGGAAAAACTACTTTATTAAATTATTTAATAGATCGTTTTTCTGAAAAAAAATGGAACCCTTTTGTCATTTTAAATGATTATGAAAATGCCAATATGGATGTACAGCAGTTTCTGGAAAAAGTGGATAACAAACATGTAAAAGCGCTTACTGGAAGTTGTATTTGTTGTAGTGGCATACATGAACTCAGAAATTATGTAAACGGAATTCCTGTTAGAAAAAAAGGAATTACTTTAATTGAAGCCAACGGTACATCTGATGCTTGTGCATTAATGGAGTTTTTAGGAGTAGGCGTAAACGATCGATTTTTACCACCCATACAAATTTCTGTAGTAGATGTACAAAATTGGCAAAAACGAGGAGAACATGATGAATTAGAAGCGAATCAAATACAGGTTTCGTCTTTAATTGTGTTGACACATCTTGATGGAGTTTCAGAACATAGGAAGGAATTGGTGATTGAAGATTTAAAAAAACACAATCCTTTTGCTAAAATTATCGCTATGGATGCGCTAGACGTTGAGTTGTTGCCCATTCTTTTACCTTCTAAAAATGTGGTTGATAAATTAGCACATCAAAAAGCACATTGGTCTTCTTGTTCTATTGATTTACCTGTTTTACCATCTAAAGACTGCATAGACCTTATTTGTAACCAGCTGCCTAAGAGTATACTTAGAGTTAAAGGTTGCGTACAAATAGCTAAAGAAGCAAATTACACTTATTTTGAAAGAACTCCAGACGGAAAAGTATTTGTAAGACCTTTTAAAGGCGTGCCAATAACAGGAACTAAATTACTAACTATTGGTGCTGGTAGTGAACCAGCTGTTTTAGAAAAAGCGATTGCAGATAGCCTTAAAACTCACAATGAATTATAA
- a CDS encoding MerC domain-containing protein, whose amino-acid sequence MIISKQKSDSIGAIASSLCLIHCAATPLLFIVQAGASACCSTTPVWWKFIDYFFLVISFFAIYRSTETTTNTWMKPALWFSWLLLFVVIINEKIALLSIPESAIYIPAIALIILHTYNRKYCQCKTDKCCTNEK is encoded by the coding sequence ATGATCATTTCAAAACAAAAATCCGATAGTATCGGTGCTATAGCAAGTTCTCTTTGTCTTATACATTGTGCTGCTACTCCCTTATTGTTTATAGTGCAAGCAGGCGCATCAGCTTGTTGCAGTACGACACCTGTTTGGTGGAAATTTATAGACTATTTCTTTTTAGTAATCTCATTTTTTGCCATTTATAGATCTACAGAAACTACTACGAATACCTGGATGAAACCTGCTTTGTGGTTTAGTTGGTTACTACTGTTTGTTGTAATTATCAATGAAAAAATAGCATTGCTTTCTATACCAGAAAGCGCAATCTATATACCAGCAATTGCCCTAATTATTTTACACACATATAATAGAAAATATTGCCAGTGTAAAACCGATAAATGTTGTACAAATGAAAAATAA
- the nfsB gene encoding oxygen-insensitive NAD(P)H nitroreductase, producing the protein MNLQETLNWRYTTKEFDPTKKISDADMVQVKNLLRMSPSSVNLQPWHFVIAETTEGKARMAKGTKGFFHFNEPKVVNASAVVLFCSKTSEGADDAYFKHLLDVQDKDGRFPNEDVKNGMYGGMNAFANIHKYDLKDYQHWMEKQVYLNIGSFLLGVASLEIDATAMEGIDVKALDEEFGLREKGFTSLVAVSLGYRTESDFNSTEKTPKSRLAESEIFTVI; encoded by the coding sequence ATGAATTTACAAGAAACATTAAACTGGAGATACACTACTAAGGAATTTGACCCAACCAAGAAAATATCTGATGCAGATATGGTACAAGTTAAAAATTTATTAAGAATGAGTCCTTCAAGTGTAAACCTTCAACCTTGGCATTTTGTCATTGCAGAAACTACCGAAGGAAAAGCACGTATGGCAAAGGGAACAAAAGGTTTTTTTCATTTTAATGAACCAAAAGTGGTAAACGCTTCTGCAGTTGTATTATTCTGTTCAAAAACAAGTGAAGGTGCAGATGATGCTTATTTTAAACACCTTTTAGATGTGCAAGATAAAGATGGAAGATTCCCAAATGAAGACGTCAAAAATGGGATGTATGGAGGAATGAACGCTTTTGCAAACATTCATAAATATGACTTAAAAGATTATCAACATTGGATGGAAAAACAAGTATACTTAAACATTGGAAGCTTTTTATTGGGAGTTGCAAGTTTAGAAATAGATGCAACAGCAATGGAAGGTATTGATGTAAAAGCTTTGGATGAAGAATTCGGATTAAGAGAAAAAGGTTTTACTTCATTAGTAGCTGTTTCTTTGGGGTATAGAACTGAATCTGATTTTAATTCAACAGAAAAAACACCAAAATCTAGATTGGCCGAAAGTGAAATTTTTACAGTAATATAA
- a CDS encoding APC family permease, producing MKGKHKIGWKTAAALVISNMIGTGVFTSLGYQLTDIQNTWSIVLIWLLGGLFALIGALTYAELGTNFDDSGGDYVFLSKLIHPIVGYIYAWVSLTVGFSAPIAISVMAMKSYLNPINPTIFNDWFGILVILILTAVHSISVGQSGKFQNISTGVKIGFVLILIILGFSFVPTQDVTAIDLSNSWQDEILLPGFAVSLLYVTYAYTGWNSAAYIVDEIDDARRNLPKALLFGTALVTIIYVLLQIVFLKHASVDQLSGKVEVAFISFKNIFGTEGGNWVSYLISIQLIATVSGYLWIGSRITFAMAKDHSFWRKIAVKNKNGIPVRALWLQAGISIVLTLTGTFEQVLLYASFLLQLMGTLTVASIFWLKGRKGAFKSPLKPFLQIVFVVFSIWILGYMLMEKPKESAIGLLFVLTGIVTYFFSNRTNKQ from the coding sequence ATGAAAGGTAAACACAAAATAGGGTGGAAGACGGCAGCAGCTTTGGTTATTTCCAATATGATTGGTACAGGAGTTTTTACCAGTTTAGGGTATCAATTAACTGATATTCAGAATACATGGAGTATTGTGCTAATTTGGTTATTAGGAGGTTTATTCGCCTTAATTGGTGCATTAACGTATGCCGAATTAGGTACAAATTTTGATGATTCTGGTGGAGATTATGTATTTCTATCAAAATTAATTCATCCAATTGTTGGGTATATTTACGCTTGGGTTTCCTTAACCGTTGGTTTTTCAGCTCCGATTGCTATTTCTGTAATGGCGATGAAAAGTTATTTAAACCCTATAAATCCAACCATATTTAACGATTGGTTCGGTATCTTAGTGATTTTAATATTGACTGCAGTTCACTCTATAAGTGTTGGACAAAGCGGAAAGTTTCAAAATATTTCTACAGGTGTTAAAATTGGTTTTGTACTGATTTTAATTATACTCGGTTTTAGTTTTGTACCTACACAAGATGTAACCGCTATAGATCTTAGTAATTCTTGGCAAGACGAAATATTATTACCCGGTTTTGCTGTTTCATTATTATACGTAACGTATGCTTATACAGGTTGGAATTCTGCCGCATACATTGTGGATGAGATTGATGATGCAAGAAGAAATTTACCAAAAGCCTTACTATTTGGAACTGCATTAGTCACTATAATTTATGTGCTTTTACAAATTGTATTTTTAAAACATGCATCTGTAGATCAACTTTCTGGTAAGGTGGAAGTCGCTTTTATTTCCTTTAAAAATATCTTTGGTACAGAAGGAGGGAACTGGGTGAGTTATTTAATTTCCATACAGCTTATTGCAACCGTAAGCGGTTATCTTTGGATTGGATCTAGAATTACATTTGCCATGGCTAAAGATCATTCTTTTTGGAGGAAAATAGCCGTTAAAAACAAAAATGGAATACCAGTGAGAGCTTTGTGGTTACAAGCAGGAATAAGTATTGTATTAACGCTTACAGGTACTTTTGAACAAGTGCTTTTATATGCTAGTTTTTTATTACAATTAATGGGAACATTAACCGTTGCTTCTATATTTTGGTTAAAAGGAAGAAAGGGAGCTTTTAAGAGTCCGTTAAAACCATTTCTACAAATTGTTTTTGTGGTTTTTAGTATTTGGATATTAGGATATATGTTAATGGAAAAACCGAAAGAAAGTGCTATCGGGTTGTTATTTGTATTAACTGGTATTGTAACGTATTTCTTTTCTAACCGAACAAATAAACAGTAA
- a CDS encoding PhoX family protein: MEYNRRKFISFIGKAGLGLAVAPQFLVSCGNTTTPAKGIDIMSDDQFKTLKNLVLEGLNPSDKDDLLLANGLEYHSIIKWGEKINNADTFGFNNDFICFIPLDDNNPKDGLLWVNHEYINPFFVSDYNESEENKTPKTKEQVDKEMYNVGGSIVRIKEENGIWKVVENDPYNRRITSQTPMTLNWDTPIKEASTVFGTNSNCSGGITPWKTFITCEENYDACFGETEYDENNNPTHRASEYGWETFYKYPPEHYGWVVEVNPKDGTAQKHIALGRFAHECCTLYELEDKRVVAYTGDDHNDEHLYKFISSKPGSLKEGTLYVADTINGKWLAMDWENQPILKSKFKDQTEVLIRAREAAKLIGATALNRPEDIEIDPITGNIFVSLTNNKPKGDYHGSILKIEEKDGAFDALTFKAETYKAGGEASGFSCPDNLAFDLAGNLWMTSDMSGSAMNRADTPYLPFKNNSLFVIPRYGKDAGKVIRVATAPRDAELTGSWFSPDGKTLFLSVQHPGEQTKDLSNPTSTWPFDKDNIPKPTVVAITGDLIEKMNKLNLLEEA, translated from the coding sequence ATGGAATATAATCGAAGAAAATTTATATCTTTTATTGGTAAAGCAGGATTAGGACTAGCAGTTGCTCCTCAGTTTTTAGTAAGTTGTGGTAATACAACAACTCCTGCAAAGGGAATTGATATAATGTCTGATGACCAATTTAAAACTTTAAAAAACTTAGTTTTAGAAGGATTGAATCCTTCAGATAAAGACGATTTATTATTAGCCAATGGATTAGAATATCATTCCATCATTAAATGGGGAGAAAAGATTAATAATGCCGATACTTTTGGATTCAATAATGATTTTATCTGTTTTATTCCTTTGGATGATAACAATCCTAAAGACGGTTTATTATGGGTAAATCATGAGTATATAAATCCGTTTTTTGTCTCTGATTATAACGAATCCGAAGAAAACAAAACTCCAAAAACAAAAGAGCAAGTAGATAAAGAAATGTACAATGTTGGCGGAAGTATTGTACGAATTAAAGAGGAAAATGGCATTTGGAAAGTTGTTGAAAACGATCCTTACAACAGACGTATTACATCCCAAACTCCCATGACGCTAAACTGGGACACTCCAATTAAAGAGGCCTCTACCGTATTTGGAACGAATAGTAATTGTTCTGGCGGAATTACGCCATGGAAAACATTTATTACCTGTGAAGAAAACTACGATGCGTGTTTTGGAGAAACAGAATATGATGAAAATAACAATCCTACACACCGTGCAAGTGAGTATGGATGGGAAACATTTTATAAATATCCACCAGAACATTATGGTTGGGTAGTAGAAGTAAATCCAAAAGACGGAACTGCACAAAAACACATTGCTTTAGGTCGTTTTGCACACGAATGTTGTACACTTTACGAACTAGAAGATAAGCGTGTAGTTGCATATACCGGTGATGATCATAATGATGAACATCTGTATAAATTTATCTCTTCTAAACCAGGTTCTTTAAAAGAAGGAACACTTTATGTGGCGGATACCATCAACGGAAAATGGTTAGCTATGGACTGGGAAAATCAACCGATTTTAAAAAGTAAATTCAAAGACCAAACAGAAGTTTTAATTAGAGCTAGAGAAGCTGCAAAACTAATTGGAGCTACTGCATTAAATAGACCAGAAGATATAGAAATAGATCCTATTACAGGAAACATTTTTGTCTCTTTAACAAATAACAAACCTAAAGGTGATTACCATGGTTCAATTTTAAAAATTGAAGAAAAAGATGGTGCTTTTGATGCGCTAACTTTTAAAGCAGAAACGTACAAAGCAGGAGGAGAGGCTTCAGGTTTTTCTTGTCCGGATAACTTAGCATTTGATTTAGCAGGCAATCTTTGGATGACATCAGACATGTCTGGTAGCGCAATGAATAGAGCTGATACACCGTATTTACCTTTTAAAAACAACAGTTTATTTGTTATTCCGAGATACGGAAAAGATGCTGGGAAAGTAATTAGAGTTGCCACTGCGCCAAGAGATGCAGAGTTAACAGGTTCTTGGTTTTCTCCTGATGGTAAAACACTGTTTTTAAGTGTGCAACACCCAGGTGAGCAAACAAAAGATTTAAGCAACCCAACGAGTACTTGGCCTTTTGATAAAGACAATATTCCTAAACCAACAGTAGTTGCAATTACAGGAGATTTAATAGAAAAAATGAATAAATTAAATTTACTAGAAGAAGCATAA
- a CDS encoding Fur family transcriptional regulator has protein sequence MGIIRKTKAVEVLLNEFKNSSVAISAKMLINQLDTEFNKTTIYRILDKLEDDGVLHSFLGKDGLKWYAKCTGCSATEHKDVHPHFQCLSCGKVDCLEVKVVIPKIENRQIAFYQVLIQGKCEECIG, from the coding sequence ATGGGAATTATTAGAAAAACAAAGGCTGTAGAAGTATTACTTAATGAGTTTAAAAACAGCTCTGTAGCTATTTCTGCAAAAATGCTAATAAATCAATTAGATACTGAATTTAACAAAACAACGATATATCGTATTTTAGATAAGCTAGAAGATGATGGTGTTTTGCATTCTTTTCTTGGTAAAGATGGTCTTAAATGGTATGCCAAATGTACCGGATGTTCGGCAACGGAACACAAAGATGTGCATCCGCATTTTCAATGTCTAAGTTGTGGTAAAGTAGATTGCTTGGAAGTAAAAGTTGTTATTCCTAAAATAGAGAACAGACAAATAGCTTTTTATCAAGTGCTTATACAGGGGAAATGTGAAGAATGTATTGGATAA
- the folE gene encoding GTP cyclohydrolase I FolE, whose translation MKNKKEIEIVGDNHFSSSIRTPLRADAFDKSDEEKIENIQYHFKKIMEEMGLDLTDDSLSGTPYRVAKMYVKELFYGLNPVNKPKLSTFENKYGYNKMLVEQNITIDSACEHHFLPIIGYANVAYIPKDKVIGLSKINRLVDYYARRPQVQERLVLQILNDLQTILGTKDVIVSVTAKHLCVSSRGIKDQSSFTTTLEYGGCFTEVEKRNDFLKIIAQEKI comes from the coding sequence ATGAAAAATAAAAAAGAAATAGAAATTGTAGGTGACAATCATTTCTCATCAAGTATAAGAACACCTTTACGTGCAGATGCTTTTGATAAAAGTGATGAAGAAAAAATAGAAAACATCCAGTATCATTTTAAAAAGATCATGGAAGAAATGGGATTAGATTTAACTGATGATAGTTTATCTGGTACTCCATATCGTGTTGCCAAAATGTATGTAAAAGAATTATTTTATGGGTTAAACCCAGTAAATAAACCTAAACTATCCACTTTTGAAAACAAATATGGGTATAATAAAATGTTAGTAGAACAAAATATTACGATAGATTCTGCTTGCGAACATCACTTTTTGCCAATAATAGGGTATGCAAATGTGGCCTATATTCCTAAAGACAAAGTAATCGGTTTGTCTAAAATAAATCGTTTGGTAGATTATTATGCACGTCGTCCGCAAGTGCAAGAAAGGCTTGTACTTCAAATTTTGAACGATTTACAAACCATTTTAGGTACTAAAGATGTAATTGTTTCGGTGACAGCAAAACACCTTTGTGTTTCTTCTAGAGGTATCAAAGATCAAAGCAGTTTTACAACGACTTTAGAGTATGGAGGTTGTTTTACTGAAGTAGAAAAACGTAACGATTTCTTAAAGATCATCGCTCAAGAAAAAATATAA